The following proteins come from a genomic window of Gemmatimonadota bacterium:
- a CDS encoding pseudouridine synthase has product MTQALRLNRFLARAGVASRRRCDALISEGRVTVNGEVVSELGGRIQPDSDSVCVDGKVVTAEEESVSLAFHKPPNVLVAAVDPRGRRIVMDFLTEVPVRVFPVGRLDFRSEGLLLFTNDGDLAYRLAHPAFKVEKVYLVEVLGGVAPAVVDALRRGVRLEDGPTQPARVRIVEREKRFTRLEVTLREGRKRQVRRMFALFGLEVTRLVRTQVGSLTMGSLAPGKWRPLTETELDGLRSAVFGPELASGEDVS; this is encoded by the coding sequence ATGACTCAGGCGCTCAGGCTTAACCGGTTCCTTGCACGGGCGGGAGTCGCTTCCCGTCGCCGGTGCGATGCTCTCATCTCCGAGGGGCGGGTGACCGTCAACGGCGAGGTCGTGTCCGAACTGGGAGGCCGGATCCAGCCGGACAGCGATTCGGTGTGCGTGGACGGGAAGGTCGTGACGGCAGAGGAAGAATCGGTCTCCCTGGCGTTCCACAAGCCCCCCAATGTCCTCGTGGCCGCGGTGGATCCCCGGGGGCGGCGGATTGTGATGGACTTTCTCACGGAGGTTCCCGTGCGTGTCTTCCCCGTGGGGCGTCTGGACTTCCGGAGCGAAGGCTTGCTTCTCTTTACCAATGACGGGGATCTGGCCTACCGTCTGGCCCACCCGGCGTTCAAGGTGGAGAAGGTTTACCTGGTGGAGGTGCTGGGGGGAGTCGCTCCTGCGGTGGTGGATGCCCTCCGACGAGGCGTTCGCCTTGAAGACGGGCCGACACAGCCGGCGCGCGTACGCATCGTGGAGCGCGAAAAGAGATTCACCCGCCTGGAGGTCACGCTTCGGGAAGGGCGCAAGAGACAAGTTCGGAGGATGTTCGCTTTGTTCGGTCTGGAAGTGACGCGCCTTGTGCGCACTCAGGTGGGCTCGTTGACCATGGGCTCTCTGGCGCCCGGTAAGTGGCGGCCCTTGACGGAGACGGAACTGGACGGCCTTCGAAGTGCTGTGTTCGGTCCCGAGCTTGCGTCCGGGGAGGATGTCTCGTGA
- the pheS gene encoding phenylalanine--tRNA ligase subunit alpha, protein MAESPAEVLERALREVGACTDQEALNDVKVRFLGRKGEVTAGLRSIPSLPVAQRPSAGQEWNRLRTALAEALDARGAELADTGGQSDGSSFDPTLPGRRPPLGVPHVLAATLDELVGAFRSMGFSVADGPEVETERYNFEMLNIPEGHPTRDDQDSIFLGGGLLLRTQMSPVQIRVMEKHSPPVRIVSPGRVYRRDTFDASHSPFFFQMEGLYVDEDVTLGDLKGTLRAFAHSFFEEGIGLRFRGSYFPFTEPSLEMDIACTVCEGAGCPVCKSSGWVEVLGCGMVHPRVLRGVGYDPDVVSGFAFGLGVDRIAMLRHRIPDIRLFYDNDLRFLHQFGGAS, encoded by the coding sequence ATGGCGGAAAGCCCTGCGGAAGTCCTTGAGCGGGCACTGCGGGAAGTGGGCGCCTGCACCGATCAGGAAGCCCTGAACGATGTGAAGGTCCGCTTCCTCGGGCGAAAGGGAGAGGTGACGGCCGGGCTTCGGTCGATCCCCTCGCTCCCGGTGGCCCAGCGCCCGAGCGCCGGGCAGGAGTGGAACCGGCTTCGCACCGCCCTTGCGGAGGCACTGGATGCGAGGGGCGCGGAGCTTGCGGATACCGGCGGGCAGTCGGACGGGTCGTCTTTTGACCCGACGCTCCCCGGCAGGCGCCCCCCGCTGGGGGTTCCTCATGTGCTGGCGGCCACGCTGGACGAACTCGTGGGCGCCTTCCGCTCGATGGGCTTCTCCGTCGCCGATGGGCCGGAAGTCGAAACCGAACGCTACAACTTCGAGATGTTGAACATCCCGGAGGGGCATCCCACCCGAGACGATCAGGACTCCATCTTTCTGGGCGGTGGGCTTCTTCTCAGAACGCAGATGTCTCCGGTGCAGATCCGGGTCATGGAGAAGCACTCGCCTCCGGTACGCATTGTGAGTCCCGGGCGCGTTTATCGCCGGGACACCTTCGACGCCAGCCACTCGCCCTTCTTCTTCCAGATGGAAGGGCTCTATGTGGACGAGGATGTGACGCTGGGTGATCTGAAGGGCACGCTGCGTGCCTTTGCACATTCGTTCTTCGAAGAGGGCATTGGACTTCGCTTCCGCGGGAGCTACTTCCCCTTCACCGAGCCCAGCCTTGAGATGGACATCGCCTGCACCGTTTGCGAGGGGGCGGGTTGCCCCGTATGCAAGTCGAGCGGTTGGGTAGAGGTGCTCGGGTGCGGCATGGTGCATCCGCGCGTCCTCCGTGGCGTGGGTTACGACCCGGATGTCGTGTCCGGCTTTGCATTCGGCCTGGGCGTGGATCGCATCGCGATGCTTCGCCACCGGATTCCCGACATTCGCCTGTTCTATGACAACGACCTGCGCTTTCTCCATCAGTTCGGAGGTGCCTCATGA
- the aroF gene encoding 3-deoxy-7-phosphoheptulonate synthase has translation MILILSPNVTQKNIDALLDRLTALGAQAHVAHGADRVVVSVEGDMETLRGSQLEALPGVERVVATAKPYKMASREFRGEKTVIKAGKSRAGGKKVVVMAGPCSVESREQCFTIGDAVAKAGATVFRGGAFKPRTSPYSFQGLGEEGLQILAEVRERTGLAIVTEVMDTRDVELVCEYADILQIGARNVQNFSLLNEVGRTRTPVFLKRGLMTTISEFLMSAEYVMSNGNENVILCERGIRTFETALRNTLDVSAVPLLESLTHLPIFVDPSHAVGTWRFVMPMARAAVAAGADGLMIEVHDSPETAFSDGVQSLLPERFAEGMTDLRKVARAVGRGL, from the coding sequence GTGATTCTCATTCTCTCTCCAAATGTGACACAGAAGAACATCGACGCGCTGCTGGACCGGCTGACCGCGCTGGGCGCGCAGGCGCATGTGGCTCATGGCGCGGATCGCGTGGTCGTCTCTGTGGAGGGAGACATGGAGACCCTCCGCGGTTCACAACTGGAGGCGCTTCCCGGGGTGGAGCGCGTGGTGGCCACCGCCAAGCCCTACAAGATGGCGAGCCGCGAGTTTCGCGGGGAGAAGACCGTCATCAAGGCGGGGAAATCGCGGGCGGGGGGCAAGAAGGTCGTCGTCATGGCGGGGCCGTGCTCCGTGGAGTCGCGGGAGCAGTGCTTCACCATCGGTGATGCCGTGGCGAAGGCGGGTGCCACCGTCTTTCGGGGCGGAGCCTTCAAGCCGAGGACCTCCCCGTATTCGTTCCAGGGGCTGGGCGAGGAAGGGCTGCAGATCCTTGCCGAAGTTCGAGAGAGGACCGGCCTGGCGATTGTGACGGAAGTCATGGACACGCGCGATGTTGAGTTGGTCTGCGAATATGCGGACATTCTCCAGATCGGTGCGCGGAATGTTCAGAACTTCAGCCTTCTGAACGAAGTCGGCCGGACGCGCACGCCCGTCTTCCTGAAGCGCGGGCTGATGACCACGATCAGCGAGTTCCTGATGTCGGCGGAGTATGTCATGTCGAACGGGAATGAGAATGTGATCCTCTGCGAACGCGGGATCCGCACCTTCGAGACGGCGTTGCGCAACACGCTGGATGTTTCGGCCGTGCCGTTGCTGGAGTCATTGACGCACCTCCCGATCTTTGTGGACCCGAGTCACGCCGTGGGGACCTGGCGATTTGTGATGCCGATGGCGCGGGCCGCGGTGGCCGCCGGTGCGGACGGACTGATGATCGAAGTCCACGATTCGCCGGAAACGGCATTCTCTGATGGCGTCCAGTCGCTGCTTCCCGAGCGGTTCGCGGAAGGGATGACGGATCTCCGAAAGGTCGCCCGCGCGGTGGGCCGCGGGCTGTGA
- a CDS encoding segregation/condensation protein A has translation MSTEEQVLAPPAGKVVEAVEARPGTALSAEVDSPVRGDGYRVSLDQFEGPLDLLLHLIKRDEVDIHDIPIAHITEQFLLSIQDVESLDLDFAGEFLLMAATLMRIKSRTLIPREDEDLEDEEEDPRAELVRRLLEYREFKKVSELLGDREQEWRGIFERGPSALPEAEDPGTESLDLTMLELYRAFRTVLSNRPDDTPFTLEPEEYSVEERTEAILAECDRNSEGVSFARLFEGTPSRANVITTFLALLELIRKRVLAVNQADLFGEIWLRRTEVGIPDDA, from the coding sequence ATGTCCACGGAAGAGCAGGTCCTTGCTCCGCCCGCCGGAAAGGTGGTCGAAGCCGTGGAGGCGCGGCCCGGGACCGCCCTCTCCGCCGAGGTGGACTCCCCGGTTCGGGGCGACGGCTACCGAGTGTCGCTGGATCAGTTCGAAGGGCCGCTGGATTTGCTTCTGCATCTGATCAAACGGGACGAAGTGGACATTCACGATATTCCCATCGCCCACATCACGGAGCAGTTTCTGCTCTCCATTCAGGATGTGGAGTCGCTGGACCTGGACTTCGCGGGGGAGTTCCTCCTGATGGCGGCCACGCTGATGCGCATCAAGAGCCGCACGCTGATCCCGCGTGAAGACGAAGACCTGGAAGACGAGGAAGAAGATCCTCGCGCGGAACTGGTCCGCCGCCTTCTGGAATACCGGGAGTTCAAGAAGGTTTCGGAACTGCTGGGAGACCGGGAACAGGAATGGCGCGGCATCTTTGAGCGAGGGCCAAGCGCCCTTCCCGAGGCAGAGGACCCGGGAACGGAGAGTTTGGATCTGACGATGCTGGAGCTGTATCGCGCGTTTCGAACCGTCCTTTCGAACCGCCCGGACGACACACCTTTCACGCTGGAGCCGGAGGAGTATTCGGTGGAGGAGAGGACGGAGGCCATTCTGGCGGAGTGTGACCGGAACTCGGAGGGCGTGAGTTTTGCCCGCCTCTTCGAGGGAACCCCCAGCCGGGCCAATGTCATTACGACCTTTCTGGCGCTCCTGGAACTGATTCGGAAGAGAGTGCTGGCCGTGAATCAAGCGGATCTGTTTGGCGAAATCTGGCTGAGGAGAACGGAGGTTGGAATCCCTGATGACGCATGA
- a CDS encoding lysophospholipid acyltransferase family protein: protein MTPFYRFAHSLVRGVARLLWGVRVTGLEHVPREGALLVACNHIGTVDPPLIGSALPREVFFAAKRELFGVPLLGRTIRALNSIPVDRDSLSVKTLREFDRVLESQGALLYFPEGTRGRQGRPRRPKIGVGMVLTRNPVPVLPVRVEGSDHPLRSLLRRGRVRVAIGRPFTLPKGDTNPENRREDYRRIASVVMEHITELEPGRGISDRGNGSPEAKARR from the coding sequence TTGACCCCTTTCTATCGGTTTGCGCACAGCCTGGTCCGGGGGGTGGCGCGTCTCCTTTGGGGAGTGCGCGTGACAGGGTTGGAGCATGTCCCCCGAGAGGGGGCGCTTCTTGTCGCGTGCAACCACATCGGGACGGTCGACCCGCCTCTGATCGGGAGCGCGCTTCCGCGAGAGGTGTTCTTCGCGGCGAAGCGGGAGCTCTTCGGGGTTCCGCTGCTCGGGCGGACCATCCGCGCGCTGAACTCGATCCCGGTGGATCGCGACAGCCTGTCGGTGAAGACGCTCAGAGAGTTTGACCGCGTGCTGGAGAGCCAGGGGGCGCTCCTGTACTTTCCGGAAGGCACGCGCGGTCGCCAGGGAAGGCCCAGGCGGCCGAAGATTGGGGTGGGCATGGTGCTCACCAGGAATCCCGTGCCGGTGCTTCCGGTTCGGGTGGAAGGGTCGGATCACCCCTTGCGGAGCCTGCTCCGCCGGGGACGTGTGCGGGTGGCCATAGGACGCCCGTTCACGCTCCCGAAGGGGGACACGAACCCGGAGAACCGGCGGGAGGACTACCGGCGGATCGCGAGCGTCGTGATGGAGCACATCACGGAGCTTGAACCGGGGCGTGGAATCTCCGATCGGGGGAACGGTTCCCCGGAAGCGAAGGCCCGGCGCTAG
- the aroA gene encoding 3-phosphoshikimate 1-carboxyvinyltransferase produces MTGRVRPPGDKSLSHRALLFAALSGESVRLTGLNPGEDVASTAGALAALGVRVQREGGAWTVIGRGGARATESPFRKPGRSIDCGNSGTTMRLLAGVLAACPFRSRLTGDTSLVRRPMSRVAVPLRRMGAKVEGVAGAGAEIMPPLCIQGGALRGGRFSLPVASAQVKSAILLAAHGAEVAVDIVEPGASRDHTERMMDALGLPIRREKGRARLRAGGSLASPSGRVPADPSAGAFLAAAAAALPGSDLWLEGICLNPTRLGFYRVLSRMGARIDMVELRRWCGEPVGNLRVRAGTLHGVRIGGPAIPSLLDEIPVLAVLAAGACRGTTRITGAGELRVKESDRLAGLAEGLGRLGARVTERPAGLIIEGGELHGGTVDSHGDHRLAMAFRVASLLARGRVRILGSSCIRVSDPGFDGRLRRVVRRAK; encoded by the coding sequence GTGACGGGTCGAGTCCGCCCCCCCGGAGACAAGTCACTTTCTCATCGTGCGCTCCTGTTTGCGGCCTTGTCAGGGGAATCCGTGCGGCTGACCGGGCTCAATCCTGGCGAAGATGTCGCCTCCACTGCCGGGGCGCTGGCGGCTCTGGGTGTCCGCGTTCAGAGAGAGGGCGGGGCATGGACTGTCATTGGGCGCGGGGGTGCGCGCGCGACAGAGTCCCCTTTCAGAAAGCCCGGCCGTAGCATTGACTGCGGGAACTCCGGCACCACGATGCGCCTCTTGGCGGGAGTCCTGGCCGCGTGCCCCTTTCGTTCGCGGCTTACCGGTGACACCTCGCTCGTGCGGCGCCCCATGTCGCGGGTTGCGGTCCCCCTCCGGCGCATGGGTGCGAAGGTGGAGGGAGTCGCGGGTGCCGGGGCGGAGATTATGCCGCCGCTGTGCATTCAAGGGGGTGCGCTTCGCGGCGGGCGCTTTTCGCTCCCCGTAGCCAGCGCGCAGGTCAAGTCGGCCATTCTCCTCGCCGCGCACGGGGCGGAAGTGGCGGTGGACATTGTCGAACCCGGCGCATCCCGGGACCATACGGAGCGAATGATGGACGCACTGGGGCTGCCCATACGCCGGGAGAAGGGGCGAGCCCGACTTCGCGCGGGGGGGAGCCTCGCGTCCCCGTCGGGGCGCGTCCCGGCCGACCCTTCCGCCGGGGCATTCCTGGCCGCCGCGGCCGCCGCGCTCCCGGGGTCGGACCTGTGGCTGGAGGGCATCTGCCTGAACCCGACGCGTCTGGGGTTCTATCGAGTGTTGTCCCGCATGGGGGCCCGCATCGACATGGTGGAGTTGCGCCGCTGGTGCGGGGAGCCGGTCGGGAACCTCCGCGTGCGAGCGGGCACACTTCACGGTGTGAGGATCGGCGGCCCGGCGATCCCGTCGCTTCTGGATGAAATCCCCGTGCTGGCGGTTCTGGCTGCCGGGGCGTGTCGGGGAACCACACGGATCACAGGGGCCGGAGAGCTTCGGGTGAAGGAATCCGACCGTCTGGCCGGGCTGGCGGAGGGATTGGGCCGACTGGGGGCTCGTGTGACGGAGCGCCCCGCCGGGCTCATCATCGAAGGGGGAGAACTCCACGGAGGCACGGTGGATTCACACGGGGACCACCGGCTTGCGATGGCCTTTCGCGTGGCAAGTCTCCTCGCGCGAGGGAGAGTGCGCATCTTGGGTTCTTCGTGTATTCGGGTCTCAGATCCCGGCTTTGATGGACGCTTGCGTCGTGTCGTGCGGAGAGCGAAATGA
- the cmk gene encoding (d)CMP kinase, whose amino-acid sequence MSGRVVAIDGPAASGKSTTARLVAERLGHLYLDTGAMYRAITWKALQEGTDLTDEEALGRLAASTDLDLAHGAEGTRVVVDDRDVTGEIRDPEISRTVSLVARVPAVRREMVRLQRGVGQRGDVVVEGRDIGTVVFPDAEVKVFLVASLKERARRRSRELASEGVVVPVEELMDQIRKRDALDSDRLDSPLCRAEDAVPLDTTKMTIEEQVLAVVEIVRQRREAESGTSNG is encoded by the coding sequence ATGAGCGGAAGAGTGGTGGCGATCGACGGTCCGGCGGCCTCGGGGAAGAGCACGACCGCGCGACTGGTGGCGGAGCGGCTGGGACACCTGTATCTGGACACCGGCGCGATGTATCGCGCGATCACCTGGAAGGCGCTTCAGGAAGGGACCGACCTCACCGACGAAGAGGCGCTCGGTCGCCTGGCTGCCTCCACGGATCTGGACCTGGCGCACGGCGCGGAGGGAACGCGAGTGGTCGTGGACGACCGGGATGTGACCGGCGAGATTCGCGACCCTGAGATCAGCCGAACCGTCTCTCTTGTGGCGCGGGTTCCGGCGGTCCGGCGGGAGATGGTGCGTTTGCAGCGGGGTGTCGGGCAGCGTGGCGATGTCGTCGTGGAAGGCCGGGACATCGGCACGGTGGTGTTCCCCGACGCCGAAGTGAAGGTCTTCCTGGTGGCGTCGCTCAAGGAGCGTGCGAGGCGGCGATCCCGGGAGCTGGCTTCAGAAGGAGTGGTCGTCCCGGTGGAAGAGCTGATGGACCAAATCCGCAAGCGGGATGCCCTGGATTCCGACCGGCTGGACAGCCCTTTGTGTCGGGCCGAGGACGCAGTCCCTCTCGACACCACGAAGATGACCATTGAGGAGCAGGTTCTGGCGGTCGTGGAGATTGTGCGGCAACGGCGAGAGGCGGAATCCGGGACTTCCAACGGTTGA
- the infC gene encoding translation initiation factor IF-3, producing the protein MDKDLRINDRIRISPVRVIDEEGEMLGVMSIEEARGLADDRGIDLVEIAPGSRPPVCRLMDYGKFKYDQNKKERKARSAQHRMQQKEVKVRPKIEEHDLQFKMRHARKFLEARDRVKLTLFFRGREITHQDLGTRVLRRMAEELSDVSTVESGPRMEGRTMVVHLIPLSQAKKGQASAKQESGKNAGDASREEAS; encoded by the coding sequence ATCGACAAGGATCTGAGAATCAACGATCGCATTCGGATCTCACCGGTTCGTGTGATCGATGAAGAGGGTGAGATGCTCGGCGTCATGAGCATCGAGGAGGCAAGAGGCCTTGCGGATGACCGGGGCATCGACCTGGTGGAGATTGCGCCGGGCAGCAGACCGCCCGTGTGCAGGCTCATGGATTACGGGAAGTTCAAGTACGACCAGAACAAGAAGGAACGGAAAGCGCGTTCCGCGCAGCATCGAATGCAGCAGAAAGAGGTCAAGGTTCGTCCGAAGATCGAGGAGCACGACCTCCAGTTCAAGATGCGACACGCGCGCAAGTTTCTGGAAGCCCGGGATCGCGTCAAGCTGACGCTGTTCTTCCGGGGACGAGAGATCACGCATCAGGATCTCGGCACCCGGGTGCTCCGCCGGATGGCGGAGGAGCTCTCGGATGTTTCGACTGTGGAATCCGGGCCTCGGATGGAGGGGCGGACGATGGTGGTCCACCTGATTCCGCTGAGCCAGGCAAAGAAGGGACAGGCCTCCGCGAAGCAGGAATCCGGCAAGAACGCCGGAGACGCTTCCAGGGAGGAAGCCTCCTGA
- a CDS encoding 30S ribosomal protein S1, whose translation MTEDKGTDIQTDEAVEAAEGTVCDAPEIPEDGSSAQESSEEAVQTETIRPPDPPKLVNLADEEDLDLESPEIAELLGLYEESMADLSEGEIVQGKILTILEKQVIVDIGFKSEGAINLSEFTERDSIAVGDTVEVFLERMENRDGLVVLSKQRADFLRVWNRIKDAYDEESVVDGRLVRRIKGGVVVDLFGVDAFLPGSQVALRRVPNLDDLIGETLEFKVIKLNKRRRNIVVSRRVVLEEQRAVKRDALIKELEKGQTREGQVKNITDFGAFVDLGGIDGLLHITDMAWGRVGHPSEIVSIGDTIEIKVLEFDRERERISLGLKQLTPYPWENVEERYPVNSRINGRVVSITDYGAFIELERGVEGLVHVSEMSWTRHVRHPGKVVTVNETIEAVVLKVDQENEKISLGLKQIEPNPWLTLDEKYPVGSKLDGTVRNLTNFGAFVELEEGIDGLVHISDMSWTKRIRHPNEVVKKGDEVEVIVLNIDKEARRISLGIKQVHDDPWLELSEQFQPDIETVGKVSRLLDRGVVVDLEHDLEGFVPISHLGWEDIVTPADLFEEGDDVPLKVISLDQQQRRIVLSLKDYLEGLGEEEEMNFRAEVQRRAGERRAAREEAAAKREAEAADAAASLESEAAEGADATPDADAPEGAEATPDADAAEGAEEAAEAGADDATPEAEAEAEAKGEGE comes from the coding sequence ATGACAGAAGACAAGGGAACGGACATTCAGACCGACGAGGCCGTGGAAGCGGCCGAAGGAACCGTGTGCGACGCGCCGGAGATCCCGGAAGATGGATCCTCGGCCCAGGAGAGCAGCGAAGAAGCCGTGCAGACGGAGACGATCCGTCCGCCGGATCCGCCGAAGCTCGTGAACCTCGCCGATGAAGAAGACCTGGATCTGGAGTCTCCGGAGATTGCGGAACTCTTGGGGCTGTACGAGGAATCCATGGCGGACCTCTCCGAAGGGGAGATCGTCCAGGGGAAGATCCTCACGATCCTCGAGAAACAGGTGATCGTGGACATCGGCTTCAAGTCGGAGGGGGCCATCAACCTCTCCGAGTTCACGGAGCGTGACAGCATTGCCGTCGGCGACACCGTGGAGGTGTTTCTAGAGAGAATGGAGAACCGCGACGGGCTCGTCGTTCTCTCGAAGCAGCGGGCGGACTTCCTTCGCGTCTGGAACCGCATCAAGGACGCCTACGACGAAGAGAGCGTCGTGGACGGTCGGCTGGTGCGCCGGATCAAGGGTGGCGTGGTCGTGGACTTGTTCGGAGTGGATGCATTCCTCCCCGGTTCGCAGGTTGCGTTGCGTCGCGTTCCCAACCTCGACGATCTCATCGGAGAGACGCTGGAGTTCAAGGTCATCAAGCTGAACAAGCGTCGCAGGAACATTGTCGTGTCAAGGCGTGTGGTTCTGGAAGAGCAGCGTGCGGTCAAGCGCGACGCGCTCATCAAGGAACTGGAGAAGGGACAGACTCGCGAGGGCCAGGTCAAGAACATCACCGACTTCGGCGCCTTCGTGGATCTCGGCGGGATCGACGGCCTCCTGCACATTACGGACATGGCATGGGGACGAGTCGGGCATCCGAGCGAGATCGTGTCCATTGGCGACACCATCGAGATCAAGGTGCTGGAGTTCGACCGCGAGAGAGAGCGGATTTCGCTGGGTCTGAAGCAGCTGACCCCGTATCCGTGGGAGAATGTCGAGGAGCGTTATCCCGTCAACTCACGGATCAACGGGCGCGTGGTTTCGATCACCGATTACGGCGCATTCATCGAACTGGAGCGCGGCGTGGAAGGGCTTGTCCACGTTTCGGAGATGAGCTGGACGCGTCATGTGCGTCATCCCGGCAAGGTCGTGACCGTCAACGAGACGATCGAGGCCGTGGTGCTGAAGGTGGATCAGGAGAACGAGAAGATCTCTCTCGGACTCAAGCAGATCGAACCGAATCCGTGGCTGACGCTGGACGAGAAGTACCCGGTCGGCTCCAAGCTGGATGGAACGGTACGGAACCTCACCAACTTCGGCGCCTTTGTAGAGCTGGAGGAGGGGATCGACGGACTCGTTCACATCAGCGACATGTCCTGGACGAAGAGAATCCGCCACCCCAACGAGGTGGTGAAAAAGGGCGACGAGGTCGAGGTCATCGTCCTCAATATCGACAAGGAAGCCCGTCGGATTTCTCTGGGGATCAAGCAGGTTCACGACGATCCCTGGCTGGAGCTTTCAGAGCAATTCCAGCCGGACATTGAGACGGTGGGTAAGGTGAGCCGTCTCCTGGATCGCGGAGTGGTCGTGGATCTGGAGCACGACCTCGAGGGCTTTGTTCCCATCTCGCACCTTGGCTGGGAAGACATCGTGACTCCGGCGGATCTCTTCGAGGAGGGAGACGATGTGCCGCTGAAGGTCATCAGTCTTGATCAGCAGCAGCGGCGGATTGTGCTCTCTCTGAAGGACTACCTGGAAGGTCTCGGGGAGGAAGAGGAGATGAACTTCCGCGCCGAGGTCCAGCGTCGTGCCGGAGAGCGCCGCGCAGCTCGCGAAGAGGCGGCTGCGAAGCGTGAGGCGGAGGCAGCAGACGCTGCTGCGAGCCTGGAGTCCGAAGCGGCCGAAGGTGCCGACGCAACCCCGGATGCGGATGCGCCCGAAGGTGCCGAAGCAACCCCGGATGCGGATGCGGCCGAAGGTGCGGAGGAGGCCGCGGAGGCCGGGGCTGACGACGCGACGCCGGAGGCCGAGGCCGAAGCGGAAGCGAAGGGAGAAGGCGAGTAA
- the scpB gene encoding SMC-Scp complex subunit ScpB — MTHEEVQEKSKEREPVVEEASLPVKDMPVAEASAESVDAGYVEPAAQVSAPGGSVAEPVDGAGPAVTETVEALLFSCEIPLAPRRLADLCGAERKDVLRAIDELNLAYAESGRVFRIVALAGGFRMVTVSGFSELLTRLHKEKIPSRLSRAALETLSIVVFKQPATRAEIDAIRGVTSTDSVLRHLLERKLVRIAGRADAPGRPLLYTTTREFLVYFGLENVSDLPGTAELESLLAGELPEGTLTENGAASEEPDAFDEIPPGDMSEDPETASTAGQESSSHSGRESGTVDDSGAQA; from the coding sequence ATGACGCATGAAGAAGTCCAGGAGAAGTCGAAGGAACGGGAACCCGTCGTGGAAGAAGCTTCGCTTCCGGTGAAGGACATGCCGGTCGCGGAGGCGTCTGCGGAATCCGTGGATGCGGGGTATGTGGAACCTGCGGCTCAGGTGTCCGCGCCCGGGGGATCGGTGGCGGAGCCGGTGGATGGGGCCGGTCCCGCAGTGACCGAGACGGTAGAGGCGCTTCTCTTCTCCTGCGAAATCCCTCTTGCGCCGCGTCGCCTTGCGGATCTGTGCGGAGCGGAACGCAAGGATGTGCTTCGGGCAATCGATGAACTCAATCTTGCGTATGCAGAGTCAGGGCGCGTGTTTCGGATTGTAGCGCTTGCGGGCGGATTTCGGATGGTGACGGTGTCCGGCTTCTCCGAACTCCTGACGCGCCTGCACAAGGAGAAGATCCCTTCCCGCCTCTCGCGGGCGGCCCTGGAGACGCTCTCGATCGTCGTGTTCAAGCAGCCGGCGACTCGTGCGGAGATTGATGCCATTCGCGGAGTCACTTCCACGGACAGCGTCCTCCGGCACCTTCTGGAGCGAAAACTGGTTCGCATTGCAGGGCGTGCCGATGCTCCCGGGCGTCCACTTCTCTATACGACCACTCGGGAGTTCCTCGTCTACTTCGGGCTGGAGAATGTGTCGGACTTGCCCGGGACCGCGGAACTGGAATCTCTTCTGGCTGGAGAACTCCCCGAAGGGACACTGACCGAAAATGGTGCGGCTTCGGAAGAGCCGGACGCCTTCGACGAAATCCCACCCGGCGACATGAGCGAAGATCCGGAAACGGCTTCCACGGCGGGACAGGAATCCTCGTCTCACTCCGGGAGGGAGTCGGGCACGGTTGATGACTCAGGCGCTCAGGCTTAA
- the rplT gene encoding 50S ribosomal protein L20: protein MSRARRSYDSHRRRKRVLKSAKGFVGGRRKLYTVAKHAVDKSLQYAYRDRRNRKREFRRLWIIRINAAARLHGLSYSRFICGLKTAGVELDRSALAELAVNDPQAFADLAAVASEHPESPPTGS from the coding sequence ATGAGCAGAGCTCGCCGCTCGTACGATTCACATCGCCGTCGCAAGCGCGTCCTGAAGTCTGCCAAGGGCTTCGTGGGAGGACGCCGCAAGCTCTATACCGTCGCGAAGCACGCGGTAGACAAGAGCCTCCAGTATGCGTATCGGGATCGCCGCAATCGCAAGCGGGAGTTCCGTCGCCTCTGGATCATTCGCATCAATGCTGCGGCGCGCCTTCACGGGCTGAGCTACTCGCGTTTCATCTGCGGGCTGAAGACGGCCGGAGTGGAACTCGATCGCAGTGCTCTGGCGGAACTGGCCGTCAACGATCCGCAGGCCTTTGCGGATCTCGCAGCCGTCGCCAGTGAGCACCCCGAATCCCCTCCCACGGGATCCTGA